The Borreliella garinii DNA segment CTCGCTAAGCAGCCCATAAAGTACTAACATACGTGAATTTGCATCAAAATCCCTATCATTCAACACTATTGCAATAACATATATTTGAAAATTTAAACTAAACTCCAAAGCATTATCATAGAATGCACCAGTTTTAGAGTTATGATCAAATAGATTTTGTGTACCATCAAATTTGAACGCTATTATATTAGGACTAGTAGTTGTAATATTTGAAAGATATGGATGGTTGTAGGTGTTTATGATATCGCATTCAAAATCATTTAAAGCGGCATATGCCTTAAATCCTTGAAATATTTTAAGTAAATAATTCACGATTATATCTAAAGTCACAATCATTCAAGCACCTTGTAAGCAAGCTCTGATAACATTTTGGATGTATCAACAAGCGGAATTGATGCGGTGCCGCTACCTTTTTTTAATTTACTTTTGATTGTGCTAGCTTTTAAGCGCGGCACTACTTGACCTGATAGTACATAATTTTCATAGTATCTAATAAAAGCTTCGCCAATAGCATGCATTCCAGATTTAGGATCAATATTAAACTTATAATTTATATAACTATTGTTGATATATTCTCTAAATTCAGCACTACCAGCAATTTTGGTTAAATGTTTTCTTATTGGTAATTTAGTGTCCCCTTTTTCATGCATTCTAGCAATATTAGAACGACCCCCAAACCAGCCAATTTCTAATTGAATACTTATCTTTAAGTCGTCCATATAAATTCCTTTAAGACAAGAGTGAAGTACCCAATTGAAGAGTCAATGCTAAATATTTCATAATAAACTAAATCTGAAATTGATATTCTATCTTTTAGTTCATAGTTGAGATTTGCATATGTGTAAAGTTTAGAATAACCTTGAATATCGGATAAATTAGAATCATGTAACGCCGCAAGTTCTTGTGGCTTTATGTCAATAATAACCCCAATAAATTCAGTGTACTCATTTTTGTTAAATATTCGTTGATAAGACTCATCTCCTTCAAGTTTTATAATGTTTGCTTTATAGAACCTTAAAGGCTCAGGATCCTTAAAAACATTAATCATACGGAAAGACATATCCGCTAGTCTTTTTCTAATACCACTCATTAGACAACTCCCATACAAGATGGAGTTGAAGTATCTCGTTTGAGCTTTTCTAAAAATGCATCAAGTTGCAAGCAAAAGTTTTTACTTGCTGAACAACTCTCTCCACCACTATCTTCACTTCCTCTATTATTGGGATAGTAATCAATTTCAAGCTCATTGAACTTCTCTTTTTTAATCCTGTCAAATTCAAATTCACGAACAATCCCCTGCTTTCTTAATTGACAACCCATGTGATAAAACGTAAGCAAAAATATTTGTTCATATGTAAGTGAACTAGAATCAATACCACGTGTTACTAGAATTGCTTGTAGCAGTGATAAATGAAGTAGAAAATTTTGCCTACTTAGTGCAAATTTGTCTATTCCCAATAGTAACAATACTTCAGAATGAAGTTTGGTTACTAAAAGCTCTTCTTCACTTTTAATTTGAGCCTGCAAGTCTTTTTGTTCACGCATTTTTAACTAATCCTTAAATATTTGTTAACTAATTTTGTTTTATTTCAACCTGCAAAATGGTATTTTTAGTAGCAAGCAGCCCGCCTAAAACAAAATCAATATATGAATGAGCAATATCGGTTGAATCTCTATCAACTTGTTCATTCGGAGTAGGCAACATGTACTTACTAGGCTTGAACTTAATAAGCTCCGGATTCAACGGATAGACGAGTATTTGATGTTTTAGTAAGTTTGAAGTTTCAATGTAAACATCTTCTCTATTGTTAATGGCCTTAATAGTTTGAATCAAAACATCTTCCCATTTTTCACAACTGACTGCAGGAGCTTGTGTTGCTGCATATGGTTTTACCAATTTCAAGGAAGTTGCAGGGTCAACTATTACCATCATAGGTGTAGAAAATTCATCGCCCAACTCTAGTTTTGAGAGTCCTGTTTCAACCTTTTCAAATATTTTATCCATTTTATCCTTATCTCCATTTTGAACTTCTTCTTTTACTTGATCTGGCATGTTAAGAAGTCCATACATATTAGGGAGTAGACGTTTTTGATTTTTACCATCTTTTTGAATTGAAACAGTGCCCGTGAGAACAAAGTGATTAATAAGTTTGATAATTTCGCTACTTGCAAGTTTATAAGCTTGAGCAAAAGGCAGTAGATTATTATTAATGTCGCCAATATACGAATCTGAAGTATAAAATTTTTCAGAAGATTGTTTTAAATGTCTAAACTTGTATTGTAATTTTAAGTAGTTAAGCCTCACTACTTCAGAACTAAATCCAATAGTTGAGATAGTATTAACTTCATTGGCAATAGTTGTAGGGTTAGCATTTAGAAATGCATCCCATTTTACAGTCCTTTGATACCCCATTTGTAAATCAACATCTTCAATTTGTTCGGGCAAAAACCATTTATACATTATAGGATCCTTAATTTCCCCTATAATATTTGCTACAGCTTTTGCATAATAATTTTCATCAAATAATTCCATTTTTACCTCCTAAAACTAATTATTTTTGTACAGCCTTATTTCCAAATACTGACACTTTAACCAAATAAACATCATTGCTAATTTTCTTTGCATCAGACAATGCTATTGCATTAATAGTTGTCTTATTTTGGGGCGCAGAACCATTAATTTTTTCCAATTCTCCATCTTTATTAAAAAAGAGTTTATCTTTTGCTTTAACGCCATTTTCTTTTGCTACTAAATAGCCCTCAAAGTTATTTGTAATTGGAACAACAGTTGCAGTTTTGCTAAACTCGTCTATATCAACACATATTCCGTATAAGTCTTCACCACCACCAGCCTCAACATGAGGCTCATAATGAATTTCATTTGGTTTTTCTTCTTGAATAACTCTTTTGACTCCGCGCTTGTATGGATATCCTAAAAATGGATGATTTTCCAGTTTGTCAAACTTACTGGTTCTAGTACCTCCAGAAGCAAAAAATTGCACGTTTTTGTCTCTAAACTCTAAAGAATTGCTAAGCAAACCAGCATAATGGTGTGGATTTTTCACAAACTTTTCCAGTTTATTACGACTTTCTTGATAATCTTTTACTAATTGTGTTGTATTTGCCATTCAATTACCTCCTTTTTATCCCCCTACGCCTGAAACAGCATGCGCAAACACTTCTTTTTCAAGTCCTCTGTTGCCAAAAACTGTAACTTTTATCAAATTGATGGAATAATTCTCTTTGAGCCCTCTAGCTTGAGCCTGCTTTGAATCCTTATCTTCAGATACAAAATTGATTGTAAATGAATCAGATAATGCATACGCATTAATTACAGTTGGACGTCCGCCCCCAGCCTTGATAATAACCCCATCAACATTAATGTCTAATATCTCTCCAGCTTTTATATTTGGATTTCTTGTTACAAGATATCCTTCAAAGTTATTGGTAATTGGTAAAACATATGCTATGCAACTAAACTCACATACATCAACACATATGCCATATAGATCAGTATCAGCACCAATCTCAACATATACAGAATTCTCTTTTGGAACAAGTTTGACCCCGCGCTTGTATGGAAAACTATTTTTTGGATCGTAAAAATATTTCTCTATTTTGTCTGTAAAACTTGAACATGAAAATGAATAGGCATCGGCTCGCTCATTTTTTGACTGAAAAGAACCATTAGAACTGCTAAAAACTTTATTTTCAATCAAACTCATCGATTTTGCATATTTTTTGAATTTCAAAAGGATATCATCAAGTTCTTTACCTGAATCCAGATAAGGATCTTTTGCTTGTTCATCTTCGGCTTGTCTTGCTTGGCGTTTAGCCCTGGAAGCAGCCGATGAAACTTCTGATTCTAAACTTAATTGTGAAGTATCATCAATCTCAAAACTTTTCCCTTGCCCTTTATCTTTTGCTACCATAATTTACTACCCTTTTATAGCTCTATTTCCAAAAACACTAACAAGCCCTATGTATAACTCTTCGGTTAATTTCTGTACTTTTGATAGCGCTATGGCATTAATAGTTTTATCAGCTCCAGTAGTCTTTTCAAGCTCACCATGTTGATTAAAATGCAGCTTGTCCCCCGGGTTTACACCGTTTCCATTTTTCTTAAAAGTTAAATACCCGGTAAAATTGTTTGTAATTGGAATTACAGTTGCCATACCAGTATATTCATCTATATCAGTACATATTCCATATAAGTCTTCACCACCACCAGCCTCAATTTCAAGCTCTGTTGTACTATCTTCACTGAAACTAAGTTTTACTCCGCGCTTATATGGATAACCCTTAACAGGATAATTTTCTATTTTGTCTTTACTACTAGTTCGAACTCCACCAGAATTTGAAAAAATCAGGTTTTTGTCTCTAAATTCTAAAGAATTACCAAACAAACTAGCATCTTGTTGTGGATTTTTCATTAATGCTTTAATCTCGGCAACTTTTTTATCAAACTCTTGTTTAATTTTTGTAATATCGCTCATTTAAAACTCCTTTAAGCAATACTTGTTCTTTTGTTTCTTTTCAAGTTTTCATAAAACTGCACTCGTCTTTGCTTATAAGCATTACTTACAGCTTGTACAAACTCCGTGAAATTAATTGGAACAAAATTAGAATCAAGCAAACTTACTCTTTCTTCTGATTTAGTAACAATATTGCCTTTAATAGAATCAACAGAAGAAGAATTGCTATTCGCATTTTTTCTTAACTTGATGTTGACTTTAGCTAAAGAAACAAGTTGTTCTAGTATCTCTCCATCAATATGGGTTATGTCTGCTACTTTAGAAATAGCTTTAATTTGCTCAATTGGAACAAATTTGCGAACAAGTTCTCTGCGTTGTGCTTGCATAATGTCTTTTAGAGTGTATCCTTTTGCTAAAAGCACTTCTTTATTAAAATGGTTGCTAAGATGTGCTTTTGCGAGCGTATCAATTTCATTTATACGCTCGGCTTCTAGTAATAATTGCTTTTCAACACGTTCTCTCTCTTCAACTTCTGCAAGTTCTTTTGTTATTCGCTCATTTGTACTTAAATCATGGTTTATCTCTTTGGGTTTTACATTATTTGCTTGTTCTTTAAGGCGCATATACTCTTCATATTCACCAGAACTTATAATCTTAGTATCAGATTTAACTTGCTGTTCTTCTTTT contains these protein-coding regions:
- a CDS encoding DUF764 family protein translates to MIVTLDIIVNYLLKIFQGFKAYAALNDFECDIINTYNHPYLSNITTTSPNIIAFKFDGTQNLFDHNSKTGAFYDNALEFSLNFQIYVIAIVLNDRDFDANSRMLVLYGLLSEFMHKKTYNYTLSNPHQSEYVTKISFYIYPISNMQTVGLISLGTKYSNHAYSASVACNASIKAIEILKGGYKIATRYN
- a CDS encoding DUF1506 family protein, with product MSGIRKRLADMSFRMINVFKDPEPLRFYKANIIKLEGDESYQRIFNKNEYTEFIGVIIDIKPQELAALHDSNLSDIQGYSKLYTYANLNYELKDRISISDLVYYEIFSIDSSIGYFTLVLKEFIWTT
- a CDS encoding DUF3890 domain-containing protein, whose protein sequence is MREQKDLQAQIKSEEELLVTKLHSEVLLLLGIDKFALSRQNFLLHLSLLQAILVTRGIDSSSLTYEQIFLLTFYHMGCQLRKQGIVREFEFDRIKKEKFNELEIDYYPNNRGSEDSGGESCSASKNFCLQLDAFLEKLKRDTSTPSCMGVV
- a CDS encoding DUF228 domain-containing protein, which produces MANTTQLVKDYQESRNKLEKFVKNPHHYAGLLSNSLEFRDKNVQFFASGGTRTSKFDKLENHPFLGYPYKRGVKRVIQEEKPNEIHYEPHVEAGGGEDLYGICVDIDEFSKTATVVPITNNFEGYLVAKENGVKAKDKLFFNKDGELEKINGSAPQNKTTINAIALSDAKKISNDVYLVKVSVFGNKAVQK
- a CDS encoding DUF228 domain-containing protein, whose amino-acid sequence is MVAKDKGQGKSFEIDDTSQLSLESEVSSAASRAKRQARQAEDEQAKDPYLDSGKELDDILLKFKKYAKSMSLIENKVFSSSNGSFQSKNERADAYSFSCSSFTDKIEKYFYDPKNSFPYKRGVKLVPKENSVYVEIGADTDLYGICVDVCEFSCIAYVLPITNNFEGYLVTRNPNIKAGEILDINVDGVIIKAGGGRPTVINAYALSDSFTINFVSEDKDSKQAQARGLKENYSINLIKVTVFGNRGLEKEVFAHAVSGVGG
- a CDS encoding DUF228 domain-containing protein, producing the protein MSDITKIKQEFDKKVAEIKALMKNPQQDASLFGNSLEFRDKNLIFSNSGGVRTSSKDKIENYPVKGYPYKRGVKLSFSEDSTTELEIEAGGGEDLYGICTDIDEYTGMATVIPITNNFTGYLTFKKNGNGVNPGDKLHFNQHGELEKTTGADKTINAIALSKVQKLTEELYIGLVSVFGNRAIKG
- a CDS encoding DUF1357 family protein is translated as MIENEEKEDLQVHVKEEQQVKSDTKIISSGEYEEYMRLKEQANNVKPKEINHDLSTNERITKELAEVEERERVEKQLLLEAERINEIDTLAKAHLSNHFNKEVLLAKGYTLKDIMQAQRRELVRKFVPIEQIKAISKVADITHIDGEILEQLVSLAKVNIKLRKNANSNSSSVDSIKGNIVTKSEERVSLLDSNFVPINFTEFVQAVSNAYKQRRVQFYENLKRNKRTSIA